The DNA region tgagagagagaatcgTTGCTTGTCCTGCTGATCTTGTGGGTTTCTCATACTCCACATGATCCCAAACCTCTTGCTTCTGATCCTCTCATGATTCTCAGCCTTTTGCAAGATGACATGAACATACTGTAGAAATTAAGAGTAGGCAACTTTGTAAGCATTTTGAGAGAGATCTTAACAAGttgttccaaaagcttaaactgataggaagaggtaaatttaatcatttaatcaacacttaacactccccctcacgtgtgggcttaaACATCATTTTTATAAGTGAAAcctaacatgtgaaatatttaattaaaataaaagtaaatgatTGAGTAAAGGTTCGATCCCAAAACCTTTtgactctgatatcatgttaaattaccagttgtcCAAAAGCTTATGTTGataggaaaaagtaaatttaatcatttaatcaacacttaaCAAGAGAAAAAAGGTAAAGAGGGAGAACTTACTCCCATGGAACATCTCCAACCAGCATCCAGTCACCATCTTTGTCTTCATAAGTTGGTGCATATTCAGAACCCTTGTAGCCTTCCCTTTCTGAGTACTCACCTGAAAAGGTAAAACCAAggtcatttttgttaaattattagttaaataaaaaaatttatctttttttttttttttttcttctttttttttttttttcttccatcgAAGTAATATTAGTTCTTACCAATGGTGAATTTAAACAAGTTCTCCAAAGCCTTGAGTAGTTCTGGGTAGCCCTTGTAAGTCTTTAGGTCAATCTTTCTTAGGTAAGGAGCCCCATCCATGCTTACTTTCACGTAAATTCCAGCAGCCTCATGAGCCTCATCCTCCGCCTTGATCTTCTGCTGCAGGTTGTTTTTCCGGTAAGATCGGATTGGTGGCCATCCCACAATTGCTGCCCTGTCAtgtcaaacatatatatatatatatatacgtcaGTCGAAAATCAATATACAACTGAAATGATGTTACAGGAAAAATTAGTCAGACAAACTTACTTAGCCGGAGCATCAGAACTATCCTTTGATCCACACTCATTCCTTGCATCGGGAAACGGCCGCTTGTTGTTTCTAGCACCAAAGAATGATTCTTCTTCGCTATCATCTCTTCCCGGCAACCCCAATCTAAGCTCGGTTGCCTTGAGATGGAGATCATTCTCTTCTACCACCTTATtgctttccatttttttttccttataatcTACAACTAAAAAGATGCGTCTCTTCTTGCTAGCTTCTTGATCAAGAGTAGTGATGCAATGGCaagtgtttgaagaaatttcttctGGGGTTTGCTCAAGTTGTTGGAAGGAAATGTGTAATGCGAAAATGGTTGGAATGCAAGGTTGTATTttataggatatatatatatgataaacaAGGCATTAAAGAGAGATGTGAAGGGCTTTGTTATTCTCACAAATGCATGAATTATGGACAAAGGCAACCGAAGCTGTCGGTTGCAATAGCAGCAGCTTTTAGGCATGTTGCCGCGGCAAGAGGGGACAAGGGTGGGACAAGCTCAACCGCCCATAAGGAAGACTGGGGATTCAGTGGGACGGTCAAGATTTGTTCTGGCGGGTTGTGGGACGGCAATCCGGGACGTTGGTTTGAAGGAAAGGAGGAGAGCTTCCCAAGTGTAAGGGGTCCACGTGGGCGTTGGGTATAAGGTTTGGCCATGTGGGACTAAATTTTTGCAGAGTTTTTAATTGGTACGTTAATCGATTGTGGGGCACATGACATGTGGGATGGCATGTGGAAATGGTCATCCCTGACATGattcttttattgtttatttttacttCCTTTTCATTTTACTTGCAGAAAAATGCATTCTACTTGCAGACAATTTTtactttataataaaataacttGAGGTCGGTTCATTAAAGTAGTAATTaacaaaccaaacacaaaataattatttattgaaATTAATGAACGAATTAGTAAATCTtaatttagaatatatatatatatatatagtttggtgCATGCATGGGTAATGTGCATTAACAAAAGTAGAAATACATGTTTCTCAAGTAAATATTacattaattaagttaatttactTAACTAACTGATCGATCAACAAAGTTTCTGAACAATTAATTTGATCTTATCCGAGAAATTATTGAATTAAGCTGGATAAAAAGTTGACAAACTATGCTTAAATATTTAACACATTGCTTAAATACAGAATTGATGTTACTGGTCTCACTTAGGGTTACTCTTTGCTCATATTTTAATCACTTTTTCTTATTATTGAAGCTATACATGTTACCATATGTAAGGTAACATGGGTTTTAGCAAGGATTGGTTTTCTTAATGCTCATCTCTAGTAAAAATAGTTTACCTGTctaagtttttagaataaacGGTgatttaataagataaaattatGAAGCTAGCACAttgtgttaaagtattgattacaTGAATAAATTCATCCCATCTcataagcttaaatttttagaataagtaatgatttaacatggtatcagaaccaaatGTTACGAGACtcatcatttcaattaaatatttaacttaTTAGACATCACCCGtttaattttaagcttttgggtatGTGTAGAAACCCGCTATCAAGTGAATATTAATAAGTTTCAAGGCTAAAATTTGTGGTATCCGATGTTGATCGATCCAAATTAAGATAGTTCTAGAATGAATTTTGAAACCCCTTTGCCAATTTAAAGCTgagtagcttttttttttagctttagtTGCAAGGAATGCTCATTCTGTCTAAACATTGTTGGCCGTGTTGGAATTTGTCATTATTGCTTCAGCAATGAGGTGATAGCAACAACATTGATGAAACCCGCAAAGTTGGCTGAAATTTGTGGTGTCTGATCAATATATTCTGACCAATGAACTGGCAACGTAAGCTGTAAGCTTGCACTTGTGGTGCCTGTGCTGAAAGCTTGGCGCTTGCTCAGGCCAGAAGTACTCGAGAGAGATATATCAATGAATCAGATCtagatcttttttttcttttttttgcagATTTTGATACACAAGAAATTTTCCCCTGTAGGGTATGATCAGATATGGTGTACGTACTGTCGATGCTGCTGCAGCTAGCGTACGTAGTTGGCATTGCATTGCTGTGACGATCGACATGGATTATTTTGCATTGATTCTCACTGATTTGTGTTTGGTATCCGAGAAAAGAAGAATATGGTAGTGATGGATAATGGATGAGATTTGTTTCATGACTCATGAGTATTGCATTGTACGTTCTTTGCTTCTTGCTATGCTTAACTACTGCTTCAAATTTGTCTTATATCCTCGTTGTATGTTGTTGCGGTTGctgaaaatcagaaaaaaagaatatctatataataatttataaaaactaTACTAGTTAATTCGAATTGTCTCATTTTTTAACAATCAATAAATATATGTAGGCAGAAGATGGTAGTATTTAACAACATATTTGGTCTATAACCTGTAAAAACGTTGCAAGTTTAGGGGTCGCATTGGCCTCggtctcataattttttttttttaaaaaaaaaaaaagaagaaaaaattaggaaaagatATACTTTAAACCTCCGACCTATCACCCATTTTACAATCATGcatctaaactttaaaaaatgatattgaGGTCTCACATACTACCATTGCATCTAAAATTagacaattttatatttttctcttttcaaaatatccttaaatttattaaaaagtagccactggaaaaaattaaaattattaaaaaattaaccaacaaataaaaacaccaGAAAGAGGTGTCCTTTTCATATTAgcctccttaatttttttttttttttttgcaaaagattattttttgggataacttcactttagacccctgaattaccacgcgatttgacaagtgctccccaaactttaaaacctctcaatttgaacttctgaactttcaattgaagTCAATTTGAATCACTCAGTTAGATTTAGCTGTTAACTTCTAACAGAAATAcctaaaaaacccaaaatatccattatttttatttttaattttttttaatttggaattaaggataaatttagaattttataaaaaagtcagagtataaacgtcattgtatcacttttaacgtttaaaatctgacgaatggattcaaattaactgcaattgaaagtttaggagttcaaattgagaagttttgaagttttgagAACTTGTCGAATCGAATGATAATTaaagggtttaaagtgaagttatcatttatttttacatatttttaattaataacttcaaggatattaattttttcctcCAAGCCTAAAGTACTCATTTTCTGCCCCCGCATAAATGCAATCCAGTAATTACAGTGAAGTGCAGGTCCGAAACATGAGAGACTgtaaaaatttcttcaattatGGAGAATATGCTCTCCTGTGCCTACTAACACAGACACTGCAGTGCAGCCCTGGCCTGTACAGAATGTTAAAGGTTGGACTGTCTTGCTTTGGCTCAAT from Corylus avellana chromosome ca10, CavTom2PMs-1.0 includes:
- the LOC132164151 gene encoding auxin-induced protein 22D-like, translated to MESNKVVEENDLHLKATELRLGLPGRDDSEEESFFGARNNKRPFPDARNECGSKDSSDAPAKAAIVGWPPIRSYRKNNLQQKIKAEDEAHEAAGIYVKVSMDGAPYLRKIDLKTYKGYPELLKALENLFKFTIGEYSEREGYKGSEYAPTYEDKDGDWMLVGDVPWDMFMSSCKRLRIMRGSEARGLGSCGV